The genomic window TGAGAAGAGAATAAATAAGTAACACAGAATCAGAAATGGCATTTTTAGCTTGATTATCTCCAGTTCAACCTAAGAAAATGTATCACAGGTATTTTCCCTGAAATATAGATGTAGTTTAGCATCCAAGATGAGCTTTAGCTCATAGGAATCCCAGTCCCCCTGAAGTTTTTAAGTGCCTTTGACTTTTAATAGCGAGGTTTAAACCTCTATTGTGGGGTTTTGAGAATGATTTTcaggctttcttttttcctgaaaattttgCCTTCCTCTTCCAGTATATTACAGGGAAATAAGAATACAATCAGTGGTCAGCAGAATTCCCtgggaaaaaccaaaaagagcCCCATGGCAATGATGCACAAGGGAGTACAGccaacaaaaagaaacaagtcTTTTTTTAGGCTGGAGTTTTTACAAGCATATTGCTTGTAGGCTTGggtgttttgttattttttctggGGCTCTCTTTATCTGCTGCAGACAAGAGGTCTCAGACAGCCCCTGCAGAGGAAGACTACTGTAAACTATGAAATAAACCCTTCCTTCCTCCGGAGATTCCACTGGCAAACGAACTCTGATGAAGTTTCCTCAGAACTTTCTTCACAGTTTCTGCCATGACAAGGGTGAGTGCTTATCAGTAGGAAGCTCATTAAATGGCTTGGAAAGGGAATCTCCAGGAAAAGGTGTAGCACTTTCTGCCTTTTGGTGCCTGGGAGCATAAAAACTCTCCTGAAGTTGTCTATAAATTTTCTGTGCATACAGTTGTAACAGCTGATCAatgttttagaaaacaaaaaaaaccaaaaaccccaaaccctgccctaTCAAGATTGATTGACATTAGTTTGTAGTAGAATAATGTTGAAATTAGGCCCTGCTGCACAATGTGCTGTATAAGTGCATTAAAATACCAGCTTCTGTCTGTGTCCTTCAGGCAATAAAGCCTCCTAACAGAGAAGGGCTGGCAAACAGGAAAAGTTTTCATTGCCAGTTTGAGGCTAAATAAACAGCAGCCCTGATCTGATGCTGCCTGGAAGCCTCAGGACTTCTGGTGCTTCTAAGCAAGGCTTGCCCAGGCCAGCCAAAAGCTGATCTCAGCTTTCCAGAGCTTCTTGATTTGTGTTTCTAGTTCTCACCTGCTAGAAAGTGTTCATCTGCCTACAAATAttcagttgttgttgttgtttttaatcCTCACTCTCTTCAGTAACTGCCTTGCTTTCTAAGACTTTGTTGCAATTTGTAGTCAACTCTCCTGAGTTGTTAATAACTGAGGCTGTTTTAGAATATACTCTTTATTCCATGCTCTTTTCTGAGATAATTTCTTTGATGGGCAGAGATTTTTGGCTACTTgacagttctttttttttttttttgaaaaaattgGGCGATACCAGTTGATGTTAGCTTGGAATCCAGAAGCCACTGATTTTTATTCTGTAAGAACAGGCTGAGGCTCCAAAATTAGGGCTCCAAAATGTACTGTATAAACTCAAACAATGCTTTACAGATGTGAAGTGGGTGCTACCCTGTGGCCTCCTATTGCTGCCAGCACTTGTTGAGTCCTTTGCATGTTCAGCCTCATTAAATCCCATCCACGACAGTGGAGCTTTATGCAGCAGTATAATTAATCAAAGTATACACAATAAATGTGCATGAGTTCCTAGTGTATTGCCTTGTCCACTGAAATATTCTATGCACCTGTTCAGGTGCTGTAACTCTATCGAGATCAGGACATTGAAGAATATGGTCCAAGGGACTCTTCAGAGCAAGGTCCACGTTTCAAGCCTGACTGCCACAAGTGACTGATGAACCTGTATTGTGAGGAGTTCCAGCAATCCTGGAGCTGACAAACCTGACCAGAAATGAGAGCTCTGCACAGCTGAGATCCATAGGAAGGGCTTGTCCTTTGCTGCAGTTCCCATTTTTGCTCCAGCTTTGAGTGTTGGTGCCTTTCCTACAGAGATACCGGAAGAACTGATGCCTCCTCACTGCAAAACATTATGCCAAGTGAAAAATTGCAATCTGCTTATTCATGCATTTAATTCCATCTaattgtcctcctcctcctcctccttgatATCCTGGAATTGTGTGTTTCTGTCAGTAAAAGTTGGTCATGTGGCACTTGGCACTCTGTCACCACAGTGTGTCTCTCTGGCCAGGGGTAATATCCGTCCTGACGTGTGGGAGGGACGGATCCTGGGATTTTCCAAGAAATTGTTTTCCATGCGGAGTTTCCCGTCTCGTGGAGGGCAGGCTAGTCGAGggaataaaaggcagagcatttCAGAGTCCAGACACTTGGAGCTGAACTTGATTTTCAAGGCTGAGTTCATCCACTTAGCCACAGTCTCTGGGAAGCAGCGCAGAGGAATTCTGTCACCTGGACACTGCAGCTACAAAATGTGAGTAGAAATGGACTCTGCTATTCTGCTTCACTGCCCAGCTAAAGGAGAACTGGACAGCTGGAAATCTATGTCCATCTTCCTTAAAAGCCGCTTACATTTTAAAGTATCTTGatattaaaaacaatttttaaatgaataattTGTGGAAATCCTACATAGCAAAAATTGCATGACAAGTACTTTATATGGATTTTTGACTAATTTGTTTTTTACAAATGTGTTTCTTTGATTTCTCATAGCCATCTGCTTGAAAGATAGAGAAAACTCTCAGAAACATGATTTGCTTGCAGTTCCTATCTCTTCTAACCTATGGTAAGTGTGTATTTCTCTGTGTAGAAAACCAGTGGGATGGCAATATTAATGTGACTGTTCTCTTTGAGCTCAGCATCAAAGAGAATTTTTGAACCTGCCCTAATTAACCTGAGGCTGTGTTCACACAGAAGAACCTCTGGATGCAATGGCACATTTTCCCTGCTTGCCTGTCAGAGCCATAATTGGCTCCTATAAGTCTcaaagctttgtgtgatcagATGTAGTTTCACAGGCTGAAGTCCTGTACTTGAAGCTGACTTGCCTGGTTTGAAGCTTGCCAGGTGGTTGTTTATAAAATAATTACCACTAGTTTTTATGCATTTGCAGTGTTTATAGAGCTTAAATGTCCTCTTCTAGAGAGAGAGGAGGGGAGAAGTCAGGCACCAACTTTTGGATATTTTCTCATTCTAGGACTTACAGTGCTGCAGGGGGTGAATGGGTGGACATACCATTATTCAGACACAAACATGACCTacagggaagcagagctgtggtgCAGAAAGAAGTACACTAACCTGGTTGCCATCCAGAACCAGGAGGAAATCAAGCATCTCAATACCTTCTTACCCTTCAATCCGGGTTACTACTGGATTGGAATCAGAAAAATTAATGGGGTGTGGACCTGGACTGGAACTAACAAAGAGCTGACAGAAGAAGCAAGAAACTGGGCTTCAGGGGAACCAAATGGCAAAGGGAACAACGAGGACTGCGTTGAGATCTACATCAAAAGAGGGAAGGATGATGGCAAATGGAATGATGAGCAGTGTGAGAAGAAGAAGGTTGCCTTGTGCTACACAGGTATGGCCTGATAAAAGTCACTCCAGTGTGATCTGGGGAGCTAAGGTGGTGGCTGGCATGAGTTGTTTAACTTCATTTAATATTTACCTCAGAACAAGCGGTCTTGGAGTTTCCAGCCACCAGAATCCTTTTACTGTGAGCTAGTCTGTAAAAGGTGTGCATTTGAGAAATGCTTCTGTGAAATGACAGGACAATCCTAAATACCAAACCctctgattttcttttgctATACAAAGGGCTTGTTTAGTGTCAGAAAGACAAACAAAGTGCTAGCCACGTTTTCTTAGTGGCTGTTGTTGATTCTTTCataatttgctttattttttttttttccagcttcttGCAACCCATCCCTCTGCAGTGGCAATGGAGAATGCATAGAGACCATCAACAACCACACCTGCCATTGCAACCCTGGCTTCTATGGGCCTGAATGCGAGTTTGGTAAGATTATTTCATCCTGCTTCTTGACCAACTCATGCTACCTAGTGCTCAGTTTGCCTTCTTGGTTTCCTTGCTCAGCCAAAGAGACTGACTGTGTATCTTCTTTATCTTCTTGTGCTTCTTTGAAGTTGAGAGTTGTGATCCACTAGAGAAACCTGATCATGGGAGTCTTGAGTGCCAGCATCCATTGGGGAACTTCAGCTACAACTCATCCTGCAAAGTTCAGTGTGAGGAGGGCTATGAGCTGACTGCACTGGAGTCTGTCCACTGTacctctgctgggctctggtcTGCCCCTCTTGCAGCATGCAAAGGTGAGCTTGCTGCATTGCACATGGCCCTCTACACCTCAGGCAGGAggtaaaaatggaaatttggcCAAATCCTTTGTAACACATTATGTGATGTAGGTGCTATTGTATTTCAGCACACAGGTCTCTGTTCCCGAGGAGGTGAGATGAGTAGGATGAATGTTCTGGCCTTGTTCCTTGCAGGGAAAGAATTTTCCAACTCTTAGGTGGAAACAGGGAATTGAGATGACCTAGCTGTGAGACAGCTCTCAACAGGCCAGTTACAATTAAAGCATCAAAGGTCACACAGCAACAATAAAAATAGGGAAATTTTGGATTTTAAGTAGTTGCTGTCATGAGCTGCAGATGAATTAACAGTCTTGCCTGAAGAGCTAGtttcccattttaaaatatttccccttctgtctgctttgtagGATGGTGGCATAGTAGCATGCCATAGTAGTAGCTTTTCTAAACCTGCTCCTGTTTAGTGGATGTGTTGCTAAgattcaaaaaagaaaaagacttaAAATGGTTTGTTGCAAGCTAAGCTCTGTCTCTTGTGCCTTTCAGCTGTGACTTGTCCTGCCCTGGAAATGCCTGCCCATGGGGCTGTGAACTGCTCCCatccctcagagcagctcacCTGGGGAACCACCTGTGAGTTCAGCTGTGAGGAAGGATTTACCCTGAGAGGAGCAGCCACCCTGCAGTGTGGCTCTTCAGGAGcctgggacaggcagcagccagagtgTGCAGGTAATTTCCTCTCTCAATCAGATCTAATCCAGGAGTGGCATTCATCCCCAGCCCTTTTCATAAGCAGATCCCAATACCACACTTTAACAGTGGAGTGTTCAGGCAGGAATCTTGATTGCGTAAACCCCAAATGGGAGCAAGTGTCAGTTTATGCACTCCAGGGTGGAGAATAATCTGTAGTCATTCCCAGGATGACCTGTGTGCTTTGGGTGCAGATTTAAGGGTTCTGGCTGCACTGTGCAACCTGCTTCAGACACTGCTAGGTCTGAAGGGAGGTTTGATGGCTCTGTaagacagctccaggcagggcatGTCTCTTGCCAGCTCCAGAAGAGTGTTTGTTTATCCTGACCTACCCCAAGCTAAGCTCTGTGCTGTCTCTTGTGCCTTTCAGCTGTGACCTGTCCTGCCCTGGCAATGCCTGCCCATGGGACTGTGAACTGCTCCCatccctcagagcagctcacCTGGGGAACCACCTGTGAGTTCAGCTGTGAGGAAGGATTTACCCTGAGAGGAGCAGCCACCCTGCAGTGTGGCTCTTCAGGAGcctgggacaggcagcagccagagtgTGCAGGTAATTTCCTAATTAATTCCCTAATTTCCTTCTCGCTGCTCAGCTGAGCCGCGGGGGCTGCCAGcgctggctgctgctgtcccgGAGCGCTGTGCTGATGGTGGCtgtgtgctccctgtgctgcagctgtgctctgTGAGGCTGTGCCGTGGCCAGCAGAAGGCTCCGTCAGCTGTGACCGCgctgctgcagagctcacccctggctcccgctgccaTTTCCAGTGCCCCGAGGGATTTGTCCTGCAGGGATCACCCAGCACGGAGTGCACGGCTCAGGGCCAGTGGTCACAGCCGGTGCCCAAATGCAAAGGTAAGGCTGTTGGGAATTGCAGCTTTCTGCTCACTGGGGAACACGCAGGAATCCCTGTTCCTGTAGGACCCTGGCTCCAAACTCAGTTCTGTGTTGCCATGTTTTCAGCTGTGCCTTGGAATGCCTGCTCatggctctgagcagctcccaTCCCAAAGTCAAATGAATTTGAAAATAAGTGTACATCTACTAGTGCAAAATATTGGGCCAAAGACAGGAAAGCCCTTAGTTGTTCCAGTTGTGTTCTTTTGCAAAAAAATTATGTGCAAGCAAACCACAGGAAATTATATAGAAATTTCACTATTTGTTTGCTTGGAacctcttgattttttttttttcttgcatacTTCACTACTCTACAGCAGGAATAACCATATCTTTTTGTGTTTCAGTCATACAGTGTGAACCACTGAGCTCTCCTGAGAAAGGCTCCATGGATTGCTCCCACGGGGCTGGGATGTTCACCTACAACACCTCCTGCCACTTCAGCTGCCTGGAAGGATGGAGTCTCAATGGCTCTCGTGTTCTtgagtgcagcccctcaggaAACTGGAGTGCCAGCCTGCCCACGTGTGAAGGTACATTGCCTGTGAGCAGCCACAGGGAGGTGGCACTGTGTTTGTAGTCAGATGAGGTTTGCAAGGGTGGTAGTGGTGGTAATAGCAACCTGAGAGCTAGAACATGCAGTGAAGTCCATTAATTCAAAAGCCCAACAGAATCACTCATGCTTGAAAatggaagaggggaaaaatccTAAAAGATCTTGGTGGAAAAGATTGATTTCTTATATATAAAAAACCCCCTGCAACCAGATTTCACTtctttctgtttggtttttaaacaaaatatttctcacCATGAGCTTTTTCTCCATGTGAATAGAAACAAAAGCTTTTCTAGACAAGCAGAACCTTGTGGGGAAATCTGCACTCTTAAGTCTGGTTCTCAGTGGAAAATTTTATAGGTTTTTTGATTTGGTGTGATAGTTTCTTGGATGGACTCCTCAGCCAAAAGACCTCACAGAGCTTTTCTCTCAGAGGCTGCAATTTCAAAGGACAGAAGCTCAGCCTTGCCTTCTCATTCAAGGCAGTAAGagctctgtcactgccctgAGCTGGAACACCCCTGGCCTGCCTGGAATGCTTTTTCTTGAGGTCCTAAAAGCTCAATCCCACTTTCATTTGCTTGAGCAGAATTTAGATCCTTTAGAATTTCATTGATCTCAGCAGGATTGCTCAAAGAAGAAGATAGCGCACAGGGAGTTAAAATATCAACTGCAACATGAAAAATAAGAGGAGCACAAATTGCTATGCAAGGCTGGAGGTTGGAGACAGACCCTGGTGTAGGGAGCTTCTTGCTTTTGCCATTACTTTGGCAATGGATGGGATAATTTTTAGTATTCAGCTTTTTACCTTGTGTACAGGAACTATCCTGTTTCAGCAAGAGAAAACTTGAGTGTTACAAACTGCACTTGTGGTTCCTCTCGAAGAGCACGAGGaaagggaagaaggagagaGGGCTTCAAAGACCCACCTTGATCTCACTGAAATCTTTTCATCCTTTCAGCCTCTGACCAAGCCAGCTACATCTCTGTGGGCATAGCAGCCActtctgcctctctgctgtCCACAGCATCATTCCTCCTTTGGCTCGCAAGGCGCTTCCGGAGAAAAGGTCAGCACCTGCTCTGCTTCATTTATCTTCCTGAAAAGTCCctgaaaggaggaaaacaatCAACCCCAAACCTCCAAAGCCCTATGCCTTGCTTGTTGAAAAAGTAGTAATTCACATACTTAGATATaattccaaaattattttcaagaacCCTCCATGTATGCCACGTTTGGCTTTTGGATGGAcatctgaaaaaggaaaaaaaatagtaaacCCCAAATATTTAGACAACAAGAATGAGGGCTTTTGTCTTGAAATACTAATATCTTTTCTTATTCTTCTTGCAGCAAAGAAGTTTATTCCTTTCAGGTAAGTTGTGTCTCAAAAAGCAACATGAAAAAACCATTGCCATCACTTTGCTAAAACCCATTTGATAAGAACCTGTTGTCACTAAAGTACTTTTCACTTTTTGTTTTATAGGAACTGGCAGGAAACAGCCAGTGAAGGTAGCTTCCAAATTGCTGGTGAGAATGTCTAACTCAGGTGTTTCAGGTAAGCACATGTGATGGTTTCACTCACAAATTCTCTTCCTTTTAATCACACAAGCAATCAATCAGAGCTGCTAATTTCTGTACAGTTGCTGACACAGCAATATGTGCTTTGGGACACCTAATGTGCATCTTGGCATTGCATGGCAGTTCCTAACAAGCCTGATGGATTTattgctgcagaaatggctgTTCAGCTCCTGAAGGATGATTGTGCTTAGCATTCTGTCCAGCTGCAAATGGTATTAGGAACGCTTTTGTGCAGTTCTGCTACCTGCTGCATACAAAATTCCTCTGAGATGAGAGCAAATACAAATCTCTGCCAGTTTTCTGATTTATGGAGGAATTTTGTTCTCTCCACAGGAATTGCAGCCACCTTCACTTACATCTCAGATTTCTGGAGAATGAAACTGCCTGCAAATCAGCAGCTGTCCAGATGTTTTTACCTTTTGCTGACAAGATGATTGACCTTGTATGTGATTCAGAAATCTTGAACTCAAGCTGTCTGGTATTTCCATTGAAGACAAACAGAGAACTCTGGCCTTGAGGCCAAATCCTGCCTCCATTCAGCCATGTGCTTATCCTGAACTGGGAGCTTGCCATCTCCTGTGCAGGTGGTGAGTAAGCAGAGCACTGCTGCCCAAAGAGGAGGCTGGTTCCTCCTCTGCTCCACTCAAAGGTACCAAGGTGAGGTGAAGACATGCATTAATTCACATCACTTACTACACTGCTGCAGTGTCTCCTCTGGACTCACAGGGGTTATGCTTGCAGAAACAGAAGAATCAGGATGGAAAAATATTCACTGAACAGCTTTGAAACTATTGATCTGGGTTGTGGAAGCCAGTTTATTTTCAGATGTCCCAGTCAATAGATATGCCTGCAGTGATATGGGCAATTATTTGGGTTTCTGCTGCATATCCCAGAAAACTTAgatgccttttaaaaaaaaaaaaatataacagCACTAGGAACCATGGTGTTTACACAGGGTACTCTGGTTTCTGAACACAGCAGGTAGATCTGAAATTATCTCATCCCTGTGGGATTCTGTACTGTaatatgtgtatatacatatgtatttaTTTGAGCAGTTTTTATTGTGGATATTTCTGTGCTCTTAACTGTACATGCATTGTAAAATACTTGTTCTTGAGTAGGTCTGTGGCTGTTGATCAGAATTTATTTGAAACTAAATTGGAAGTGTTTGTAAGGATTGCGTGACTGCATAATGTTTATGAATGAAATGGAAGACTGAGATTTGTATGTTTATGTATTGAAAATACGATTTTTTTAGCTGTTAAAAGTCTTCAAATGAGACTCCTTTAATTTATACTTAAGTTAtgattataaattaaaaatctcTCATTTAACCTGATATGTATTGTCCTATTTgtaacatttttaaataaaatgttttcaattTAACACTCCCTATTTGTAAATGTGAATCGTTCTAtttgtaacatttttttaataaaatgttttcaattTAACACTCCCTATTTGTAAATGTGAATAATTTAAACTATTTGGGTCAGCCCTATGACTTGTGGCTTAAGCAGAAGAATGTGAGGGTTAGGGAGAAGACTGACTAAAAGCAAGGCTGTCCATTACtggagaatcacagaatcactgggttggaagagacctttaagatcatcaagcctgacccatgccctaacaccacTTCAATTAAACCAGGGCTCTGAGTGCCACAACCAATCCTtttttaaacacacccagggatggtgactccaccacctcccagggcagaccattccagtatTTATCACTCTTTCaacaaaaaactttttcctaaaatCCACTCTAAATTTCCCTTGGAGCTTCCCGTATTTCCCTAGCAGCCAGCAGATGGGGCTGACTGCCCGGGACTGGCCCGGCCAGGGCTGATCCCAAACCAGCATCCCCAGTCTgacagggaggaggaaggaCCAGCGCCCCAGCTCCGGCAGGCAAGCgcaggagggagagaagagcacGAAGAGAAGCGAGCAGATCTTGGTGCACAACTAACAGCACAAACCCGAGGTTTTTGCAGCCCTTCCTGCTGGGAAGTTGAAAGAGTTATCACAGGTCTGAGATATCACAGTTATTACAGCTGAAAGCACAGCTCTGactgctgccctggcacctccatcccagcctgggctgcagccaaacactgccatggctgctgctgggggggtACCAGGGGTGGCCACACGCTGCTGGCATAACCAGGGGTTATGGTTTTCTATGGGAGACATTTAAAGAAGTGATATAAAACTTATCTACATTTTGTATGGTTAACTGAGATAACCAGGGGTTATGGTTTTGTATGAGCGACACTTCAAGAAGTGATATAAAACCTTTAGCTACTATAAAACTAGACatgtttctgtgaaaaacacatgtAAAAGATGAGAGAAACTCgagaatttcttctttttttttcctgacttaGGAACAAGTAATAAGGCCTGTTCCAGCTGAGCCCCAAGCCAGGGAAGTTATGTTGAGGCCCTTCTCTAGGGAGCTCACTGAGCCTTGCTCTAGTTGGGTTTTATTCtaattcttattactctttcttttaattactattaatacatttttctttatacccttttaaagtttgaaacctactttacctttctcctaatcctatctcacaacaaaaaataaacacattaatAATTAACCAACACCGAACCCACCACACTCTTTAGTATGTTAACCaagaaatctcaaaattaaCAAAATCTCAAATTAACAAACCAAGACCACTCCACCAGGGAAGCTGCATTGCAGCTCTGAAGCTGCTGCCAGACAAACTCTGAGGGGCATTCCTGCCCCAGCCAAAGGTCAAGAGAAGCCAtcagggctgtgagggaggGAGTCACTTAAGAGGTGCTATTGTATTGGCAGGGGTCCCCATGgcaggcaggaatgatgaatctggctgcatgttctcagaaggctattttattactttgtaatactatattacattaaagaATATAAAAAAGGTACTtgctgaatgctaaaaagataacaaTGAAAACGTGTGACACTTTCCAGAGTctaacacagcttggccccagttggccaaagagtgaaaacaactcacaccagaatccaatggaacaatcacctgtgggtaaacaatccccaaacacattccacatgagcacaacacaggagaaacaattgaggtaagaattgttttccttttctctgaggcttctcagcttcccaggaggaaaaccctgagcaaagggatttttcagagaacgTGAATGCCACAAGGTGCTGCCCCACGGGGGACAGAGCCCATTGCTGTTTGTCCCAAACCGATTAAAGAGCTGAGAGTGGCTGTCAGCATTTCCACTGCCTGGACAAGGtggggcccagccctgggagcagatgtAGAGCAGTAATCCTCAGGTTCCCTGAGGGACGCAGGGATTAGCCCGGAACGCCCTGCTCTgaatccctgaggagctgtTTTGAGAGCTAAAGCACCACATGGATCCCCTGGGCTGCCCTTGTTGGTGTCCTCTACTGCATGGCCATCCTCTGGAGAGAGCTGCTTATCCAGCCTGGatcccaccctgctgcccagggcagttcAGCTTCTCCTTTCCTGACCACAGCTGGTGCTTCTAGCAGTTTTCTCTGGGATCTTACAGGGGCTTTATTGCCAGAAAAGAGACTATAAAATTATCCCTCTTCTTTCTCCAAGCCTTGTGACTTCTAGAGGCAATGCTCTTCTAGTGAGATCACATTTGGGTGGGATTCATCCTCTACTTCTCCTATATATCCCCTAGGCCAGACCAAGACTCTTTGAAGGGGATCTCCTTCCTTGCAGTGACTTTCAAGTTCCATCTATCCTTATAATTAATATTGGTCCATCACAC from Agelaius phoeniceus isolate bAgePho1 chromosome 8, bAgePho1.hap1, whole genome shotgun sequence includes these protein-coding regions:
- the SELE gene encoding E-selectin — its product is MICLQFLSLLTYGLTVLQGVNGWTYHYSDTNMTYREAELWCRKKYTNLVAIQNQEEIKHLNTFLPFNPGYYWIGIRKINGVWTWTGTNKELTEEARNWASGEPNGKGNNEDCVEIYIKRGKDDGKWNDEQCEKKKVALCYTASCNPSLCSGNGECIETINNHTCHCNPGFYGPECEFVESCDPLEKPDHGSLECQHPLGNFSYNSSCKVQCEEGYELTALESVHCTSAGLWSAPLAACKAVTCPALEMPAHGAVNCSHPSEQLTWGTTCEFSCEEGFTLRGAATLQCGSSGAWDRQQPECAAVTCPALAMPAHGTVNCSHPSEQLTWGTTCEFSCEEGFTLRGAATLQCGSSGAWDRQQPECAAVLCEAVPWPAEGSVSCDRAAAELTPGSRCHFQCPEGFVLQGSPSTECTAQGQWSQPVPKCKVIQCEPLSSPEKGSMDCSHGAGMFTYNTSCHFSCLEGWSLNGSRVLECSPSGNWSASLPTCEASDQASYISVGIAATSASLLSTASFLLWLARRFRRKAKKFIPFRNWQETASEGSFQIAGENV